A stretch of the Streptomyces sp. NBC_00654 genome encodes the following:
- a CDS encoding S8 family serine peptidase gives MLMTKESPSSIPGARRAARIAAAAGLVAALAASGAAPVFAADDPAPAVKPSATSGKTDKLGKADADVLSKAEAKGEKNVTMMVATTPGATEQVTKQLDAVKGSVLGQTYDKLGYVRATVPTASAESTIKAASKLSSVLGIDLKQEIKLDDPTPSGDRAAGAKKAKATGSYPAPGKKTPAKNPYNPSFETGAVDFVAQHPKADGRGITIGVLDSGVDLGHPALQKTTTGERKIVDWVTATDPVDDEDGTWLRMTESVSGPTFTAQGKTYSAPAGSYRFSLFKESATLGGEMAGDLNRDGDTTDTWGVLYDPVTGTTRVDLNSDADFSNDTVLKPYKDKHQVSYFGKDDPRTDVVERIPFVVETRKNVVYNAAGAKADFVSIGVIEGAHGTHVAGITAANGLFGGKMNGAAPGAKIVSSRACTWTGGCTNIALTEGMIDLVVNRGVDVVNMSIGGLPPLNDGNNARAELYKRLIDIYGVQLVISAGNDGPGVNTIGDPGLADHVISVGASISKETWAANYGSNVTKKYDMLPFSSRGPREDGGFAPVITGPGSSINTTQTWLPGGPVKEAGYSLPAGYSMLQGTSMSSPQVAGATALLLSAAKQQNIELPPADLRTALTSTATHIKGVPAHAQGAGLIDIVGAWKAIGKGATAHEYSVKAPVDTAIDFALKDPGFGTGLYDREGGLKAGQKKSYDVTVTRTTGPDRNVKHKLKWKNNDGTFKLTGPSTVSLPLGKPVTVKVQAKPGSAGVHSAILTVDDKKTVGVDHQILTTVVVATDLKKPGYAFKASGSVQRNSSTSYFLNVPEGAKTLEVALSALRSGSQTRFISLHPYGVAMEDSATIYCYPNYENPANTCRPDVRSYKDPQPGVWEIEVESRRTSPLLDNPYKLDVSLLGASFDPAVQTIAEAKIGSPAAVDWTVTNNAAALEGKLKGGSLGSANVERPSISTGETYETTVTIGEGVEKLDVAIGGTSDANADLDLYVFKGSAEVGKSTTAGSEEAVSLVKPAAGTYTVVIDGYSVPAGTTEYDYRDVFYSPSLGTLKVDESKAVNLANGASAQVGAEVLVAGAAPEGRQFFGEVRLVNPRGTAAGTGSVVIEKVAP, from the coding sequence ATGCTGATGACCAAGGAATCCCCCAGCTCCATACCCGGGGCGAGACGCGCCGCCCGTATCGCGGCCGCTGCCGGTCTGGTGGCCGCACTGGCCGCCTCCGGTGCCGCCCCGGTCTTCGCCGCCGACGACCCGGCCCCCGCCGTCAAGCCGTCCGCCACGAGCGGCAAGACCGACAAGCTCGGCAAGGCCGACGCCGACGTGCTGTCCAAGGCCGAGGCCAAGGGCGAGAAGAACGTCACGATGATGGTCGCCACCACTCCGGGTGCGACCGAGCAGGTCACCAAGCAGCTGGACGCCGTCAAGGGGTCCGTGCTGGGGCAGACGTACGACAAGCTCGGCTATGTCCGCGCGACCGTACCGACCGCCTCGGCCGAGTCGACGATCAAGGCGGCGTCGAAGCTGTCGTCCGTCCTCGGCATCGATCTCAAGCAGGAGATCAAGCTGGACGACCCGACGCCCTCGGGCGACCGGGCCGCCGGGGCGAAGAAGGCGAAGGCCACGGGCAGTTACCCGGCCCCCGGCAAGAAGACTCCGGCGAAGAACCCGTACAACCCGTCCTTCGAGACGGGCGCGGTCGACTTCGTCGCGCAGCACCCGAAGGCCGACGGCCGCGGGATCACCATCGGTGTCCTGGACTCCGGCGTCGACCTCGGTCACCCGGCCCTCCAGAAGACCACCACCGGCGAGCGCAAGATCGTCGACTGGGTGACCGCGACCGACCCGGTCGACGACGAGGACGGCACCTGGCTGCGGATGACCGAGTCGGTCTCCGGCCCGACGTTCACCGCCCAGGGCAAGACGTACTCGGCGCCCGCGGGCTCGTACCGGTTCAGCCTGTTCAAGGAGTCCGCCACGCTCGGCGGCGAGATGGCGGGCGACCTCAACCGTGACGGTGACACCACCGACACGTGGGGCGTGCTGTACGACCCGGTCACCGGCACCACCCGCGTCGACCTGAACAGCGACGCGGACTTCTCCAACGACACCGTCCTGAAGCCGTACAAGGACAAGCACCAGGTCTCCTACTTCGGCAAGGACGACCCGCGCACCGACGTCGTCGAGCGCATCCCGTTCGTCGTCGAGACCCGCAAGAACGTCGTCTACAACGCCGCGGGCGCCAAGGCCGACTTCGTCAGCATCGGTGTCATCGAGGGCGCGCACGGCACGCACGTCGCGGGCATCACCGCGGCCAACGGCCTGTTCGGCGGCAAGATGAACGGTGCGGCGCCCGGCGCCAAGATCGTCTCCTCGCGCGCCTGCACCTGGACCGGCGGCTGCACCAACATCGCGCTCACCGAGGGCATGATCGACCTCGTCGTGAACCGCGGTGTCGATGTCGTCAACATGTCGATCGGCGGCCTGCCGCCGCTGAACGACGGCAACAACGCCCGTGCCGAGCTCTACAAGCGGCTCATCGACATCTACGGCGTCCAGCTGGTCATCTCGGCCGGCAACGACGGTCCGGGTGTCAACACCATCGGTGACCCCGGTCTCGCCGACCACGTCATCTCGGTGGGCGCGTCCATCTCCAAGGAGACGTGGGCCGCCAACTACGGCTCGAACGTCACCAAGAAGTACGACATGCTGCCCTTCTCCTCGCGCGGTCCGCGTGAGGACGGCGGCTTCGCGCCGGTCATCACGGGGCCGGGCTCCTCCATCAACACCACCCAGACCTGGCTGCCGGGCGGACCGGTCAAGGAGGCGGGTTACAGCCTGCCGGCCGGTTACTCCATGCTCCAGGGCACCTCGATGTCCTCGCCGCAGGTCGCCGGTGCCACCGCGCTGCTGCTGTCCGCCGCGAAGCAGCAGAACATCGAGCTGCCGCCGGCCGATCTGCGCACCGCGCTGACGAGCACCGCCACCCACATCAAGGGAGTGCCCGCGCACGCCCAGGGTGCCGGTCTCATCGACATCGTCGGTGCCTGGAAGGCCATCGGCAAGGGCGCCACCGCGCACGAGTACTCGGTGAAGGCCCCGGTCGACACCGCGATCGACTTCGCGCTGAAGGACCCGGGCTTCGGCACGGGCCTGTACGACCGTGAGGGCGGCCTCAAGGCCGGCCAGAAGAAGTCGTACGACGTCACCGTCACCCGCACCACGGGTCCGGACCGCAACGTCAAGCACAAGCTGAAGTGGAAGAACAACGACGGCACCTTCAAGCTGACCGGCCCGAGCACCGTCTCGCTGCCGCTCGGCAAGCCGGTGACCGTCAAGGTCCAGGCGAAGCCCGGCTCGGCCGGCGTGCACAGCGCGATCCTCACGGTGGACGACAAGAAGACCGTCGGTGTGGACCACCAGATCCTCACCACCGTCGTCGTGGCCACCGACCTCAAGAAGCCGGGTTACGCGTTCAAGGCGTCCGGCTCGGTGCAGCGCAACAGCTCCACGTCGTACTTCCTGAACGTGCCGGAGGGCGCCAAGACCCTTGAGGTCGCCCTCAGCGCCCTGCGTTCGGGCAGCCAGACGCGGTTCATCTCCCTGCACCCGTACGGGGTCGCGATGGAGGACAGCGCCACGATCTACTGCTACCCGAACTACGAGAACCCGGCCAACACCTGCCGCCCGGACGTGCGGTCCTACAAGGACCCGCAGCCCGGCGTCTGGGAGATCGAGGTCGAGTCGCGTCGTACGTCGCCGCTGCTGGACAACCCGTACAAGCTGGATGTCAGCCTGCTCGGCGCGTCCTTCGACCCGGCCGTGCAGACCATCGCCGAGGCGAAGATCGGCAGCCCGGCCGCGGTGGACTGGACGGTCACCAACAACGCCGCCGCCCTGGAGGGCAAGCTCAAGGGCGGTTCGCTGGGTTCGGCCAACGTCGAGCGTCCGTCGATCTCCACGGGTGAGACCTACGAGACCACGGTCACCATCGGTGAGGGCGTCGAGAAGCTGGACGTCGCCATCGGCGGCACCTCGGACGCCAACGCCGACCTGGACCTGTACGTCTTCAAGGGCAGCGCGGAGGTCGGCAAGTCGACCACCGCGGGCTCCGAGGAGGCCGTCAGCCTGGTCAAGCCCGCCGCCGGTACGTACACCGTCGTCATCGACGGCTACTCGGTCCCGGCCGGGACCACCGAGTACGACTACCGCGACGTGTTCTACTCGCCGTCGCTCGGCACGCTCAAGGTCGACGAGTCGAAGGCCGTGAACCTGGCCAACGGCGCCTCGGCCCAGGTCGGCGCCGAGGTCCTGGTCGCCGGAGCGGCTCCCGAGGGCCGGCAGTTCTTCGGTGAGGTCCGGCTGGTGAACCCCCGCGGAACCGCGGCGGGCACCGGCAGCGTCGTGATCGAGAAGGTCGCGCCGTAA
- a CDS encoding RNHCP domain-containing protein, translating into MPRRRPRQSGRQHRPQRPKDVLHGPAGVRGDAFRCVGCRLDVPLAAPGTAHRNHCPSCLASLHVDRRTPGDRAAGCGGRMEALSLSVRQDGEWTLIHHCLTCGELSANRIAGDDNALALMRLALRPLADARIPVRALFAL; encoded by the coding sequence GTGCCACGGCGTAGACCACGGCAGTCCGGGCGACAGCACCGCCCCCAGCGGCCCAAGGACGTGCTCCACGGACCGGCGGGGGTACGTGGTGACGCGTTCCGGTGCGTCGGCTGCCGGCTCGATGTGCCACTGGCGGCGCCGGGTACGGCACACCGCAACCACTGCCCGTCCTGCCTGGCCAGCCTGCACGTCGACCGGCGGACACCGGGCGACCGGGCGGCCGGTTGCGGCGGACGCATGGAGGCGCTGAGCCTGTCGGTGCGGCAGGACGGGGAGTGGACGCTGATCCACCACTGCCTTACCTGTGGGGAGTTGAGCGCGAACCGCATCGCGGGCGACGACAACGCGCTGGCTCTGATGCGGCTGGCGCTGCGGCCGTTGGCGGACGCCCGTATCCCCGTACGGGCGCTGTTCGCGCTGTGA
- the pepN gene encoding aminopeptidase N: MPGENLSRDEAHERAELLTVDGYEVALDLRSALGEPDEGDGEAGGTGPRTFRSLTTIRFRAARAGTPSFADLVAPSVNAVTLNGTALDPAAVFDGTRVALDSLVEGENVLVVDAQCAYSRTGEGMHRFVDPEDGEVYLYTQYEPADARRVFANFEQPDLKAPYRFRVTAPEGWRVWSNGAEESHEGEVWTFAETKPISTYITTVVAGPYHYETDHYTRTFEDGSKLEIPLGAMCRKGLARHFDTDDIFLVTKQGLDFFHDHFDYPYPFGKYDQAFVPEYNLGAMENPGCVTFREEYIYRGKVTSASYERRANVILHEMAHMWFGDLVTMQWWDDLWLKESFADFMGSFSMVEATRFTNGWITFANNRKAWAYRADQLPSTHPITADIRDLEDAKLNFDGITYAKGASVLKQLVAYVGRDAFLEGARRYFKQHAYGNTQLGDLLSVLAETSGRDMSAWSRSWLQTAGVNVLTPVATYDEAGRITELAVVQEAAESHPELRPHRVAVGLYRRNPDGDLVRYARAEVDVAGPRTVVGELAGAERPELILVNDDDLTYCKVRFDEDSLATLREHLGDITDPLARALCWSALWNLTRDGLMPARDFVHLVLAFSGRESDIGVLQMLHAWTQSALVHYAAPAWREEGGTALAEGALHELRLAEPGSQHQLTWARFFAATATSEADFQLLGGLLDGTARIEGLDVDQELRWAFLSPLASHGVADESVIDAELARDDTASGKRHQVRALASRPSAAVKAQAWAAVVESDKLSNALVEATIAGFVQPSQRELLAPYSAAYFEAIERVWTERSIQIGMDVVKGLFPGLQDDPATLSATDAWLAARPDAAPALRRLVLEARDDLARALRAQECDKKA; encoded by the coding sequence GTGCCTGGTGAAAACCTGTCCCGCGACGAGGCCCATGAGCGGGCCGAGCTGCTGACCGTCGATGGATACGAGGTCGCGCTCGACCTGCGTTCCGCCCTCGGTGAGCCCGACGAGGGCGACGGGGAGGCCGGCGGCACCGGCCCGCGGACCTTCCGCTCGCTGACCACCATCCGGTTCCGCGCGGCCCGCGCCGGGACCCCGTCCTTCGCCGACCTGGTGGCGCCGAGCGTCAACGCGGTGACGCTGAACGGTACGGCCCTGGACCCGGCGGCCGTCTTCGACGGGACCCGGGTGGCGCTGGACTCCCTCGTCGAGGGCGAGAACGTCCTGGTGGTCGACGCGCAGTGCGCGTACAGCCGGACCGGCGAGGGCATGCACCGGTTCGTCGACCCGGAGGACGGCGAGGTCTACCTCTACACGCAGTACGAGCCGGCCGACGCCCGGCGGGTCTTCGCCAACTTCGAACAGCCCGACCTGAAGGCTCCGTACCGCTTCCGGGTGACGGCGCCGGAGGGCTGGCGGGTGTGGAGCAACGGGGCCGAGGAGTCCCACGAGGGCGAGGTGTGGACCTTCGCCGAGACGAAGCCGATCTCCACGTACATCACGACCGTCGTCGCCGGTCCGTACCACTACGAGACCGACCACTACACCCGTACCTTCGAGGACGGCTCCAAGCTGGAGATCCCGCTCGGGGCGATGTGCCGCAAGGGGCTGGCCCGCCACTTCGACACCGACGACATCTTCCTCGTCACCAAGCAGGGGCTGGACTTCTTCCACGACCACTTCGACTACCCGTACCCGTTCGGGAAGTACGACCAGGCCTTCGTGCCCGAGTACAACCTCGGCGCCATGGAGAACCCGGGCTGTGTCACCTTCCGCGAGGAGTACATCTACCGCGGCAAGGTCACCTCGGCGTCCTACGAGCGCCGGGCCAACGTCATCCTGCACGAGATGGCGCACATGTGGTTCGGCGACCTGGTCACCATGCAGTGGTGGGACGACCTGTGGCTGAAGGAGTCCTTCGCCGACTTCATGGGGTCCTTCTCCATGGTGGAGGCGACCCGCTTCACCAACGGCTGGATCACCTTCGCCAACAACCGCAAGGCCTGGGCCTACCGCGCCGACCAGCTGCCCTCCACCCACCCGATCACGGCCGACATCCGTGACCTGGAGGACGCCAAGCTGAACTTCGACGGCATCACGTACGCCAAGGGCGCCTCCGTCCTGAAGCAGCTGGTGGCGTACGTCGGCCGGGACGCGTTCCTGGAAGGCGCCCGGCGCTACTTCAAGCAGCACGCGTACGGCAACACCCAGCTGGGCGACCTGCTCTCGGTGCTGGCCGAGACGTCCGGCCGCGACATGAGCGCCTGGTCGCGCTCCTGGCTCCAGACGGCGGGTGTCAATGTGCTCACCCCCGTCGCCACGTACGACGAGGCCGGGCGGATCACCGAGCTGGCCGTGGTCCAGGAGGCCGCGGAGTCGCACCCGGAGCTGCGCCCGCACCGCGTCGCGGTGGGCCTGTACCGGCGCAACCCGGACGGCGACCTGGTGCGCTACGCCCGCGCCGAGGTGGACGTCGCCGGGCCGCGCACGGTGGTCGGGGAACTGGCCGGGGCCGAGCGGCCCGAGCTGATCCTGGTCAACGACGACGACCTGACGTACTGCAAGGTGCGTTTCGACGAGGACTCCCTCGCCACCCTGCGTGAGCACCTCGGCGACATCACCGACCCGCTCGCGCGGGCGCTGTGCTGGTCGGCCCTGTGGAACCTGACGCGCGACGGGCTGATGCCCGCCCGCGACTTCGTCCACCTGGTGCTGGCGTTCTCCGGCCGGGAGTCGGACATCGGCGTGCTCCAGATGCTGCACGCGTGGACGCAGTCTGCGCTGGTGCACTACGCCGCTCCCGCCTGGCGCGAGGAGGGCGGCACGGCACTCGCCGAGGGCGCCCTGCACGAGCTGCGGCTCGCCGAGCCGGGCAGCCAGCACCAGCTGACCTGGGCCCGGTTCTTCGCGGCGACCGCCACCTCGGAGGCGGACTTCCAGCTGCTGGGCGGGCTGCTCGACGGCACCGCCCGGATCGAGGGGCTGGACGTCGACCAGGAGCTGCGCTGGGCGTTCCTGTCCCCGCTGGCCTCCCACGGAGTGGCCGACGAGTCGGTCATCGACGCCGAACTGGCCCGCGACGACACGGCCTCCGGCAAGCGGCACCAGGTGCGCGCTCTGGCCTCGCGGCCCTCGGCCGCGGTGAAGGCGCAGGCGTGGGCGGCGGTCGTGGAGTCGGACAAGCTGTCCAACGCGCTGGTCGAGGCGACGATCGCGGGCTTCGTGCAGCCCTCGCAGCGCGAACTGCTGGCGCCGTACTCCGCCGCGTACTTCGAGGCGATCGAGCGGGTGTGGACCGAGCGTTCCATCCAGATCGGCATGGACGTGGTCAAGGGGCTCTTCCCGGGGCTCCAGGACGACCCGGCCACACTCTCGGCGACGGACGCGTGGCTGGCCGCACGCCCTGACGCGGCACCGGCGCTGCGCCGTCTGGTGCTGGAGGCCCGCGACGACCTGGCGCGTGCGCTGCGCGCCCAGGAGTGCGACAAGAAGGCCTGA
- a CDS encoding VOC family protein — translation MATRLVQINMKAHDDSALGRFWAEVLGWGLDSEGPGVTNLEPVGFAYPDPVAVCIDIVARPEAKTVKNRVHLDLATTSTAQQTELVERLKGLGARLADVGQGDVPWTVMADPEGNEFCVLEPRPIYQDTGPIAAVVVDCADPRAMARFWGQAMDWTPHEVTDDHATMRSAQGVGPYLEFLRTPDTKSGWNRVHLDVRPYPGDDLAAEEARLRALGATDPGIDQSTISWTILADPEGNEFCLLTPR, via the coding sequence ATGGCAACAAGACTCGTGCAGATCAATATGAAGGCCCATGACGACTCCGCGCTCGGCCGGTTCTGGGCGGAGGTACTCGGTTGGGGTCTCGACAGCGAGGGACCCGGCGTGACCAACCTCGAACCCGTGGGTTTCGCCTACCCCGACCCCGTGGCCGTCTGCATCGACATCGTCGCCCGCCCGGAAGCCAAAACGGTGAAGAACCGGGTGCACCTTGATCTGGCCACCACCTCCACCGCCCAACAGACGGAGTTGGTTGAGCGCTTGAAGGGTCTCGGCGCGAGACTCGCCGACGTGGGGCAGGGCGACGTCCCCTGGACGGTCATGGCCGACCCGGAGGGCAACGAGTTCTGCGTCCTGGAGCCCCGTCCGATCTACCAGGACACCGGGCCGATCGCCGCGGTGGTGGTCGACTGCGCCGACCCACGAGCCATGGCCCGGTTCTGGGGCCAGGCGATGGACTGGACGCCGCACGAGGTCACCGACGACCACGCGACCATGCGCTCCGCCCAAGGCGTCGGCCCCTACCTGGAGTTCCTCCGCACCCCCGACACCAAGAGCGGGTGGAACCGCGTCCACCTCGACGTCCGCCCCTACCCCGGTGACGACCTGGCAGCAGAAGAAGCCCGACTGCGCGCCCTGGGCGCCACCGATCCCGGGATCGACCAGTCCACCATCTCCTGGACGATTCTGGCCGACCCGGAAGGCAACGAGTTCTGCCTCCTCACGCCTCGCTGA
- a CDS encoding serine hydrolase: MREQARQKFRSSGRRQRGGRRGAVSAAAAVVVGVMTVGVLAPPAAFAASRPDAPGPDAVQQDLNALVNTHGMPAALASVTDRAGHHRTYTAGVGDLATGAAVPRDGQVRVGSNTKTFTAAVVLQLVAEGRIRLGDRVETYLPGLVRGDGIDGRRITVRQLLQHTSGLPNYTDYDIQPRYYDPRELVGIALQHKAEFAPGKSWKYSNTNYVLAGLIIQKVTGRPLAEELDRRIIKPLGLRHTYFPAPGDVTIREPHPKGYYPLSEGAPLTDFTETDPSWGWAAGQLISTNSDLNRFFSALLDGRLLPKAQLAQMRTNTRPAETTFGAGARYGLGLMSKPLSCGGVYWGHGGSFPGYETRGGVTREGRAVNIAVTTQPTAEADKALEKAVDTALCG; encoded by the coding sequence GTGCGCGAGCAGGCGAGGCAGAAGTTCCGTTCTTCCGGGCGGCGGCAGCGGGGTGGCCGGCGCGGAGCCGTGTCCGCCGCGGCGGCGGTGGTCGTGGGCGTGATGACGGTGGGGGTCCTCGCGCCACCGGCGGCGTTCGCCGCCTCCCGGCCGGACGCCCCCGGGCCGGACGCCGTCCAGCAGGACCTGAACGCGCTGGTGAACACCCATGGCATGCCCGCCGCGCTGGCGAGCGTCACGGACCGCGCGGGCCACCACCGGACCTACACGGCCGGGGTGGGCGACCTGGCCACCGGGGCGGCGGTGCCCAGGGACGGTCAGGTGCGGGTCGGCAGCAACACCAAGACGTTCACGGCCGCGGTCGTGCTGCAACTGGTCGCCGAGGGGAGGATCCGCCTCGGCGACCGGGTCGAGACCTATCTGCCCGGCCTCGTACGCGGGGACGGGATCGACGGACGCCGCATCACCGTCCGACAGCTCCTCCAGCACACCAGCGGACTGCCCAACTACACCGACTACGACATCCAGCCCCGGTACTACGACCCCCGGGAGCTCGTCGGTATCGCCCTCCAGCACAAGGCCGAATTCGCCCCCGGGAAGAGCTGGAAGTACAGCAACACGAACTACGTGCTGGCCGGCCTGATCATCCAGAAGGTCACCGGCCGCCCCCTCGCCGAGGAGTTGGACCGGCGCATCATCAAGCCCCTCGGGCTGCGCCACACCTACTTCCCCGCCCCCGGCGACGTGACCATCCGGGAACCCCACCCCAAGGGTTACTACCCGCTCTCGGAGGGCGCGCCGCTGACCGACTTCACGGAGACGGACCCCTCCTGGGGCTGGGCGGCAGGCCAGCTGATCTCCACCAACTCCGATCTCAACCGGTTCTTCTCCGCGCTCCTGGACGGACGCCTCCTCCCGAAGGCCCAGCTCGCCCAGATGCGTACCAACACCCGCCCCGCCGAAACCACCTTCGGCGCCGGCGCCCGCTACGGACTGGGACTCATGAGCAAACCCCTGTCGTGCGGCGGTGTCTACTGGGGCCACGGCGGCAGCTTCCCGGGATACGAGACCCGGGGCGGCGTGACCCGCGAGGGCCGCGCCGTGAATATCGCGGTGACCACCCAGCCGACCGCCGAGGCGGACAAGGCGCTGGAGAAGGCCGTGGACACGGCACTGTGCGGCTGA
- a CDS encoding nuclear transport factor 2 family protein, translated as MQEETARSAIDTFISAFNASDDSYVTGLLSQALTSDVVFWGPLGRSEGIAAVERFVLDIRRHPAGTGTMVRCSAVDMPNEWARYQWVFTTPDGGPRLAGTDVVHLRRSLIDQVIVFAGEIEPSAS; from the coding sequence ATGCAGGAAGAGACGGCACGCTCCGCGATCGACACGTTCATCTCCGCGTTCAACGCCTCGGACGACAGCTATGTGACTGGCCTGCTCTCCCAGGCCCTGACCTCGGACGTGGTCTTCTGGGGGCCGTTGGGTCGCAGCGAAGGAATCGCGGCGGTCGAGCGGTTCGTGCTGGACATCCGGCGCCACCCGGCGGGGACCGGCACGATGGTGCGCTGCTCAGCGGTGGACATGCCTAACGAGTGGGCCCGGTACCAGTGGGTCTTCACCACGCCGGATGGAGGCCCCCGCCTGGCGGGAACGGACGTCGTCCATCTGCGGCGGAGCCTCATCGACCAGGTCATCGTCTTTGCGGGGGAGATCGAGCCGTCCGCCTCCTGA
- a CDS encoding DinB family protein, translated as MIDEFAKENLHGRLRRDRNALLWKLDGLSEYDARRPLTATGTNLLGLVKHVATVEAGYFGEVFDRPSPEPLPRWQDSNGSDLWAAEDETRDQIIEFYRRTWEHSDATINELPLDAPGHVPWWPEPHAETNLFAIMVHVLGESNRHAGHADILREGLDGRTGVRPEHEQRIDEEARAAYCAKIEQAARSAAPGG; from the coding sequence ATGATCGATGAATTCGCGAAAGAGAACCTGCACGGGAGACTGCGGCGGGACCGCAACGCGCTGCTCTGGAAACTCGACGGCTTGTCCGAATACGACGCTCGCCGGCCTTTGACAGCGACCGGGACCAACCTCCTCGGCCTGGTCAAACACGTGGCCACCGTCGAGGCCGGGTACTTCGGCGAGGTCTTCGACCGCCCTTCCCCGGAACCGCTGCCCCGGTGGCAGGACTCCAACGGCAGCGATCTGTGGGCGGCCGAGGACGAGACCCGCGATCAGATCATCGAGTTCTACCGGCGCACGTGGGAACACTCGGACGCGACGATCAACGAGCTTCCCCTCGACGCCCCCGGCCACGTGCCGTGGTGGCCGGAGCCCCATGCCGAGACGAACCTGTTCGCCATCATGGTCCATGTCCTCGGCGAGTCCAACCGGCATGCCGGGCACGCCGATATCCTGCGCGAGGGCCTCGACGGCCGGACCGGGGTGCGCCCCGAACACGAGCAGCGGATCGACGAGGAAGCCCGTGCGGCCTACTGCGCGAAGATCGAGCAGGCCGCCAGGTCGGCCGCACCGGGCGGATGA
- a CDS encoding RNHCP domain-containing protein, which yields MSFIDTFTCVRCGLTVAAHAPGGDRRNHCPSCLHSKHLIDHVEGGPSDCEGRMTPISIAVLRTGDWMVVHRCTRCDELTSNPVCGDDNQLILMRMAVRPLAQPPFPLEAFGDL from the coding sequence ATGTCCTTCATCGACACCTTCACCTGTGTGCGCTGCGGACTGACCGTCGCCGCGCACGCGCCCGGCGGGGACCGGCGCAACCACTGCCCCAGCTGCCTGCACTCGAAGCACCTCATCGACCACGTCGAGGGCGGGCCGTCCGACTGCGAGGGGCGGATGACCCCCATCTCCATCGCGGTGCTGCGCACCGGTGACTGGATGGTCGTCCACCGCTGCACCCGCTGTGACGAACTGACCTCGAACCCGGTCTGCGGGGACGACAACCAGCTGATCCTCATGCGGATGGCCGTACGGCCGCTGGCCCAGCCACCGTTCCCGCTCGAAGCGTTCGGTGACCTGTGA
- a CDS encoding DsbA family protein, whose translation MSDNSTVNGRTPADFWFDPLCPWAWMTSRWMLEVEKVRDVEVRWHVMSLAVLNEDKIDELPEEYRDLLANQAWAPVRVVIAAQQKHGDAVVGPLYTALGTRIHNNGEGPTREAIAGALKDVGLPADLVEYADSDAYDTELRASHKEGIDKVGQEVGTPVIAVPGADGEQIAFFGPVVTPAPKGEEAAKLWDGTLLVASIPGFYEIKRTRTQDPIFD comes from the coding sequence ATGTCTGACAACAGCACGGTGAACGGCAGAACTCCGGCCGACTTCTGGTTCGATCCGCTCTGCCCCTGGGCGTGGATGACCTCGCGCTGGATGCTGGAGGTGGAGAAGGTCCGCGACGTCGAGGTCCGCTGGCACGTGATGAGCCTGGCCGTCCTGAACGAGGACAAGATCGACGAGCTGCCCGAGGAGTACCGCGACCTCCTGGCGAACCAGGCCTGGGCGCCGGTCCGCGTCGTCATCGCCGCCCAGCAGAAGCACGGCGACGCGGTCGTCGGCCCCCTCTACACAGCGCTCGGCACCCGTATCCACAACAACGGCGAGGGCCCGACCCGCGAGGCGATCGCCGGCGCCCTCAAGGACGTCGGCCTGCCCGCGGACCTCGTGGAGTACGCCGACTCCGACGCGTACGACACCGAGCTGCGCGCCTCCCACAAGGAGGGCATCGACAAGGTCGGCCAGGAGGTCGGCACCCCGGTGATCGCCGTCCCCGGCGCGGACGGCGAGCAGATCGCCTTCTTCGGTCCCGTCGTCACCCCGGCCCCGAAGGGCGAGGAGGCGGCGAAGCTGTGGGACGGCACGCTGCTGGTCGCGTCGATCCCGGGCTTCTACGAGATCAAGCGCACCCGGACACAGGACCCGATCTTCGACTGA